The segment TCGGCCGCGGTGTGCCGAAGGCGACCGCCCCCGGCGCGGCGATCATCCAGTTCTTCGGCGGCATCCACGAGATCTACTTCCCCTACGTGCTGATGAAGCCGCGACTGATCCTCGCGATGATCGCCGGCGGCATGACCGGCGTCGCGATCAACGTGGCGTTCGACGTGGGCCTCCGGGCACCGGCGGCCCCGGGCTCGATCTTCGCCGTGTACGCACAGACGGCCAGGGGCGACTACCTCGGAGTCACCCTCGGTGTCTTCGGCGCCGCGGCCGTCACGCTCGTCGTGGCAGGGCTGCTGCTGAAGATGGACAAGTCCGAGGACGAGGGTGACCTCACCGCTGCGACCGCCCAGATGGAGGCCAACAAGGGCAAGAAGTCGTCGGTCGCAGGCGCCCTGACCGGTGGTGTGGCCACGGCCACCGCGACCGCCACCCGCGAGATCCGCAACATCGTCTTCGCGTGCGACGCGGGGATGGGGTCCTCGGCCATGGGTGCCTCGGTGCTCCGCAAGAAGATCCAGGACGCCGGGCACCCCGAGGTGACGGTCGTCAACAAGGCGATCGCCAACCTCGAGGACAGCTACGACCTCGTGGTCAGCCACCAGGACCTCACCGACCGGGCCCGCCAGAAGACCCCGTCCGCCGAGCACGTCTCGGTCGACAACTTCATGGCCAGTCCACGCTACGACGAGATCGTGGAGATGGTCCGCGACAACAACCGGACCTGACGCCCTGACGGTCCAGCCCGGCCCTCCCCCCGGTGGGGGCCGGGCTCGGCCGTCGGCGACGACCCTCTGCCGCGAGCGTGTGGTCTGATGACTTCCACCCACGATCTCACCCCAGATTTCCAGCCAACCCGACACTGCGAGGAAGAGAGACGCCCCATGAGCGACGTACTGAGCAGGGAGGCCATCGTGCTCGGCGGCCAGGCCACGGACAGGGACGCAGCGATCACCGAGGCCGGTCGGCTGCTGGTCGCGAGCGGTGCGGTCGACGAGGCGTACGTCGACGCGATGCACGAGCGCGAGACCTCGGTCTCGACGTTCATGGGCAACGGGCTCGCCATCCCGCACGGCACCAACGAGGCGAAGGCGCTCATCCGCCACACCGCGATCTCGTTCGTCCGCTACGACGAGCCGATCGACTGGAAGGGCAGCCCGGCCCGCTACGTCGTGGGCATCGCGGGTGCGGGTGACGACCACCTGACCGTGCTGCAGGCCCTGGCCGGCGCGTTCACCGACGACGCCAGCATCGCCGCCCTCGACGCGGCCCAGACCCCGGACGACGTGCTCGCCGTCCTGGGCGACGTCAGCACCTGAGCCGCGACCCGGCGGCCACCTGACCCGAGCCACGAGCCCCCGCCGGTCCCGGCGGGGGCTCGTGTGCGTCCGGACTCGTGGCCGCGAGTCAGCTGATCAGGGCGTCGATGTCGGCGAAGCCCGACGCGTCGCCCACGAGCACCTCGCTCCGCTCGCCGTGCAGCGACACCGGCACGTCGCCGGCGACCGTGATCCGGCGCACCTCGCGCGGCTCCTCCCCGAAGTCGGCGACGGCGTAGTGCTGGGTCGCGCGGTTGTCCCAGATCGCCACGTCACCCTGCTGCCACGTCCACCGGATCGTGTTCTCCAGGCGTGTCACCCGGTTCTGGAGCAGGTTGAAGAGCGTGCTCGACTCGAGCTGGTTGAGCCCGACGAACTGCTTCACGAAGTGGCCCAGCAGCAGGGCCCGCTCGCCTGTCTCGGGGTGCACGCGCACCACCGGGTGCTTCGTCTCGTAGGTCGTGCGACGGAACTCCTTGCGCCGGGCCACGGCAACCGCGTCGTCGTGGTCCACCGACTCGTCGCGGTCGGCGTAGTCGTAGGCGTTGGTGTGCACGGCCCACAGGTTCTCGACCAGGGCCTTCAGTGAGTCGGGCAACCGGTCGTAGGCGTCGACGGTGTTGGCCCAGACCGTGTTGCCGCCGTAGGGAGGGATCGTCACGCCGCGCAGCACGCTGAAGGCCGGGACGCGGTCGACGAACGTGACGTCGGTGTGCCAGCTGTTGGCCGCCATGCCCTTGTTCGCGGTGAGGGTGTAGATCCGCTCGCTGCCGGTGTTGACCGTCGGGTGCGCGGTCGTCAGGGTGCCGAGGCGCTCGGCGAAGGCGATGTGGGTGTCGTCGTCGAGGTGGTCCTGGCCGCGGAAGAACACGACCTTGTGCTGCAGGATCGCCGCGCGGATCCGCGCCACTGCGGTGTCGTCGAGGTTGCCGGAGAGTCGTACGCCGTCGATGTGGGCGCCGATGCGGCCGCCCAGGCGGTGCACCTGCAGGTCGTCGAGCCGGTCGGTCGCGAGGTCCTGATCGAGCTGGAGCGTCATGGCGTTCCCTTCGATGATTGTCTAGCAGTTGACTAGACATTCAACGCGCTGACGTCGCGTCAGCCAAGGCCGACGTGCGGGGTTCGCCCTGTCGGGCGTCAGGCAGGAGTGACCGCGACAGGTACGCCGTTGAGCGCGGCGTTGCCCGACACGTCGAGCAGCTCGGGGTCCGTGAGGTCGTTGACGGACACGCCCGGCACGTCGCGGCTGCGTGACATCAGGACGCCGTCTCCCGCGTGCCCGTAGCCGTGGGGGAGCGAGACCACGCCCGGCATCAGGTCGTCCGATGCGGCGACCTCGACCTCCACCGAGCCGACCCGCGAGGTGACCCGCACGCGCGAGCCGTTCTGGATGGCGCGCTGCGCCAGGTCGCCGGGGTTCATCAGCAGCTGGTGGCGCGGCCGGCCGCGGGTGAGCCGCTCGGAGTTGTGCATCCAGGAGTTGCAGTCGCGCTGGTCGCGGCGGCCGATGAGGACCAGCTCGTCGCCGGCGGGGGCCGGGACGCTCGCGAGCCGGGCCACGTCCTGCACCACGAGGGCGGGCGCCAGGTCGACCCGCTTGCTCCGCGCCGGCAACCGGTCGGGCAGCTGGCCGCCACGGAGCGGGCCGAGGTCGACGCCGGCCGGTCGCCTGCGGAGCTTGGCCAGGGTGACGCCGCTCGACCCGCGGCGCAGCAGCTGCCCGATGAGGAAGGTGGGGCTCGCGGTCAGCCGCGCCCGTTGCACGAGCCGCTTCTTGAGCGGGGCCTTGCGGTCGAGGCGCGCGGCCGTGCGCAGGGTGATCTCGCGGAAGACCTGCCAGTCGTGGCGCTGGTCGGGCTCCTTCTCGAAGACCGCCGGGGTGAAGCGGGCCGTGTTGCGCACGGCCAGCAGGTGGAAGACGAGGTCGTAGTGGTCGCGCTCGAGCGCCGTGGTGGGCGGCAGGATCACATCGGCGTGCCGGGTGGTCTCGTTGACGTAGATGTCCACCGCGGCCATGAAGTCGAGGCCGCGCATCGCGCGGTCGAGCCGGGCGCCGTCGGGCGTGGACAGCACCGGGTTCCCGGCGACGGTGAGCAGTGCCCGGACCTGTCCCTCGCCGGGCGTCTCGATCTCCTCGCGCAGCGCCGCCACGGGCAGCTCGCCGGCGGTCTCCGGCAGCCCGCGGACCCGCGAGCGCCAGGCGTCGTGGTGCCCGCGGCCGATCAGCCCGGTGCCGACCGCGTCGATCGCCGGGGTCGTGAACATCGCGCCGCCGGGACGGTCGAGGTTGCCGGTGAGCACGTTGAGGCAGGTGACCGCCCACTGGCACACCGTGCCCCACGGGCCGGCGGACACGCCGATCCGGCTGTAGACGACGCCGGAGTCCGCTGCCGCGAGCTCGCGGGCAAGCCGGCGGATCTCTGCCGCCGGCAACCCGCTGACCGCCTCGGCGCGCTCGGGGGTGAACTCGGCGACCAGCTCGACCACCGTGTCCAGCCCGTCGACGTACGACGCAACCGTGGGCACGTCGTCGGGGGAGGCCTCGGCGGTGAGGACGTGCAGCATCGCGAGCAGCACCCAGGCGTCGGTGCCGGGGCGGACGAAGTGGTGCTCGTCGGCCACCTTGGCGGTCTCGGTGCGGCGTGGGTCGAGGACGACCATCCTGCCGCCGCGCGCCCGGAGGTCGCGCACGCGCTGCGGGAAGTCGGGCACCGTCATCAGGGAGCCGTTGGAGGCCATCGGGTTGCCGCCGACCACGAGGAACCACGACGTGCGGTCGATGTCGGGGATCGGCAGGAACAGCTGGTGGCCGAAGACGAGGTGCGCGACGAGCTGGTGGGGGAGCTGGTCGACCGACGTGGCGGAGTAGCGGTTCTTCGTCCGGAACGACTTGAACATCGCGGTGCCGTGCGTCATCGATCCCAGGCTGTGGGCGTTGGGGTTGCCGAGGTAGACGCCGAGCGCGTCGTCGCCGTGCTCGTTGATCACGCGAGCGAGGTTGTCGGCGACCAGGTCGAACGCCTCGTCCCAGCCGATCTCCTGCCACCGGGCGTCGGTGCCCTCGCCGACACGACGGACCGGGCGCCGCAGCCGGTCGGGGTCGGCGTACACGTCGGCGATCGCCACCCCCTTCGGGCAGATGTGCCCGCGGGACAGGGGATCGGCCGGGTTGCCGCGCACGCCGACGACGTCGCGCCCCTCGATCGTCAGCTCGAGGCCGCAGATCGCCTCGCAGAGGTTGCAGACGCCGATCCGCTTCTCGCCCATGTGTGGATCGTCGCACGCCGCACCTCCCACAGGGGGATGACAGCGGAGCGGTCGCGCGCCAGACTCTGCCCAGCCCGGGCCGGGCCACTCGGTCGCCGGGCAGCATCCACCAACAGAACGGAGCACGTCATGGGTTTCGGAGGGCCGATCGGCCTGATCGTCGTGGGACTGATCCTCGCGCTGGCGTTCAACCAGCAGCAGGTGGGTCCCCTCGAGGTCACCACCCTGGGATGGATCCTGGTCCTGGCCGGAGTGCTGTGGCTGGTGCTCACGCTGATCCAGCAGAACACCAAGCGGCAGCACACCACGACCGCCACCACCACCGACGCGCAGGGCCGCCAGGCGTCGACCCAGCGGACCACCGAGTCCGACCCGCCGGCCCCGCCGGCCGTCTGAGCCGCACGCGGTCCACGTGACAGGAGCCCCCGCCGGGACACGGCGGGGGCTCCTGCGGCGTCGGGCGTGGATTGGGGGAGGCGAGCCGCTCGTTGGTACGCTCGACCGGTTGCCCGGGAGGGCGACACGCCGTCACGACGGCCGCGGAACCAGAGTGCCCCGGTGAACAGGCCCGGGCGCGCCGCGCAACGAGAACCGAAGGAGCCCCCATGTCGATTGGTACCGACGCGGAGACCAAGAAGAAGATCATCGCCGAGTACGCCCTGACCGAGGGTGACACCGGTTCCCCCGAGGTCCAGATCGCGCTGCTCAGCCACCGCATCTCGCACCTCACCGAGCACCTCAAGACCCACAAGCACGACCACCACAGCCGTCGTGGCCTGCTGCTCCTGGTGGGCCAGCGTCGCCGGCTGCTCAACTACCTGCAGAAGACGGAGATCGAGCGCTACCGCTCCATCGTCGAGCGCCTCGGCCTCCGCCGCTGAGTTTCGGAGCGGCTCCCCGCCACGGGGAGCCGCTCCTCTCACATCCGGGCCGCGCCGCGCTAGTGTCGACCCGGCACAACTGAAACAACACCCAACAGGAGCGACCCGCCTCGTCGCCCGGTCCTCGGTAGTGGCTTTCAGATCCCCGCCCTCGGGCGCGTCGATCTGCGGGCCTCGATCGAAGACCGGCCCCGCGGGACCTTCGATGGTCCACCGCATGAGGGGTGGACGCCGCGGATCGCTCCGCGAAGAGAAAGCAGGATCCTGCTTCCATGAGTGAACCCATCATCTCCGCTGTCGAGACCGTCCTCGACAACGGCAAGTTCGGCAAGCGCACGGTCAAGTTCGAGACCGGTCTGCTCGCCCGTCAGGCCGCCGGCTCCGTCACGGCCTACCTCGACGACGAGACCATGCTGCTCTCGGCGACGACCGCGGGCAAGACGCCCAAGGACCACTTCGACTTCTTCCCCCTGACGATCGACGTCGAGGAGCGGATGTACGCCGTGGGCCAGATCCCCGGCTCCTTCTTCCGGTCCGAGGGTCGCCCGGGCGAGGACGCGATCCTCACCTGCCGCCTCATCGACCGCCCGCTGCGCCCGACCTTCAAGAAGGGCCTGCGCAACGAGGTCCAGGTCGTCATCACCGTCATGGCGCTCGACCCCGACATGCCCTACGACGTGCTGGCCATCAACGCCGCGTCGCTGTCGACCCAGCTCTCCGGCCTGCCGTTCTCCGGCCCCGTCGGCGGCGTCCGCGTGGCCCTGATCGACGGCCAGTGGGTCGCGTTCCCCAGCCACTCGCAGCTCGAGTCGGCCGTCTTCGACATGGTCGTCGCGGGTCGCGTCACCGAGACCGGTGACGTCGCCATCATGATGGTCGAGGCCGAGGCCCCCGAGGACACCATCGCCCTCGTCCAGGGCGGTGCCCAGGCGCCGACCGAGGAGGTCGTGGCCGGTGGCCTCGACGCCGCCAAGCCCTTCATCAAGCAGCTCGTCGAGGCGCAGGCCCAGCTTGCGGCCGAGGCCGCCAAGCCGGTCCAGGACTTCCCCGTCTTCCTCGACTACGAGGACGACGTCTACGCCGCCGTCGAGGCCGCCGCGAAGGACGACACCGCCGCCGCGATGACCATCGCCGACAAGCAGGAGCGCGAGCTCAAGGTCGACGAGATCAAGGCCGCGCTGGTCGAGAAGCTCTCCGGCCAGTTCGAGGGTCGCGAGAAGGAGATCGGCGCGGCGTTCCGCTCGCTCAACAAGGCGCTGGTCCGCCAGCGCGTGCTGCGCGACAAGATCCGCATCGACGGCCGCGGCCTGGCCGACATCCGTCCGCTGCACTCCGAGGTCAACGTGATCCCGCGGGTCCACGGCTCGGCGCTGTTCGAGCGTGGCGAGACCCAGATCCTGGGCGTCACCACCCTCAACATGCTCAAGCTCGAGCAGCAGCTCGACACGCTGTCGCCGGAGAAGCACCGCCGCTACATGCACAAGTACGTCTTCCCGCCGTTCTCCACCGGCGAGACCGGTCGCGTGGGCTCGCCCAAGCGCCGCGAGGTCGGCCACGGTGCGCTCGCGCGCCGCGCGATCCTGCCCGTGCTGCCGTCGCGCGAGGAGTTCCCCTACGCCATCCGCCAGCTCTCCGAGGCCATGGGCTCCAACGGCTCCACCTCGATGGGCTCGGTCTGCGCCTCGACCCTGTCGCTGCTGCAGGCCGGTGTGCCGCTGAAGGCCTCCGTCGCCGGCATCGCGATGGGCCTCATCTCCGACGAGGTCGACGGCGAGACCCAGTACGTCGCGCTGACCGACATCCTCGGCGCCGAGGACGCGTTCGGCGACATGGACTTCAAGGTCGCCGGCACGCGCGAGTTCGTCACGGCCCTCCAGCTCGACACCAAGCTCGACGGCATTCCCGCCGAGGTGCTGGCCTCCGCCCTCAACCAGGCCCGCGACGCGCGCCTGGCGATCCTCGACGTGATGGCCGAGGCCATCGACGCCCCGGAGGAGATGTCGGTGCACGCGCCGCGCATCATCACCGTCCGCGTGCCCGTCGACAAGATCGGCGAGGTGATCGGTCCCAAGGGCAAGGTCATCAACCAGATCCAGGACGACACGGGCGCGACGCTGTCCATCGAGGACGACGGCACGGTCTACATCGGTGCGACCAACGGCGAGGCGGCCGAGGCCGCCAAGGCCGCGGTCAACGCGATCGCCAACCCGACGATGCCCGAGGTGGGCGAGCGCTACCTCGGCACCGTGGTCAAGACGACCAACTTCGGTGCCTTCGTCTCGCTCATGCCCGGCAAGGACGGCCTGCTCCACATCAGCAAGCTCCGCGCCCTGGCCGGTGGCAAGCGCGTGGAGGCCGTCGAGGACGTGCTGGCTGTGGGCCAGAAGGTCCAGGTCTCGATCGCCGAGATCGACGACCGCGGCAAGCTCTCGCTGGTCCCCGTCGTCGACGAGGCGGAGGGCGACTCCGAGGAGTCGGCCGACGCCCCCGAGACCGTCGACGCCGAGTGACCTGACGCTCCTGCTCCACCCACGACCGGTCGGCCGTCTGGCCGGCCGGTCGTGGCGCTTCACCCCTGCTCCACCCTCTTCACCCCTGCTCCGCCCCGGAAGGACCCCTGTGCAGAAGAACGGCACCACCCGCACCCTCCACACCGTGAAGGACGCCGACGGCGCGGTCACCTCGCGCGTGCGACGCACGGTCCTGCCCAGCGGCCTGCGCGTCGTCACCGAGCAGATGGCCGGCACCCGGTCCGCGAGCATCGGCGTGTGGGTCGCGGTCGGCTCGCGCGACGAGACGCCCGCGCTGCACGGCTGCTCGCACTTCCTCGAGCACCTGCTCTTCAAGGGCACCCCCGAGCGCACGGCGATGGACATCTCCGTGGCGCTCGACGCGGTCGGCGGCGAGTTCAACGCCTTCACGACCAAGGAGTACACGGTCTTCCACGCGCGGGTCCTCGACGAGGACCTCGGCACCGCGGTCGACGTGCTCGGTGACATGGTCACCGCCTCGACCATCACCGCGGCCGACGTCGAGGCCGAGCGCGACGTCATCCTCGACGAGATCGCCATGCACGACGACGACCCGGACGACGTGGTGCACAACCTCTTCGCCCACCAGGCGTGGGGCGACACGCCGCTCGGTCGCCCGATCGCCGGCACCGACGCCTCGATCACCGCGATGACCCGCGCCCAGATCCAGCGCTTCTACCGGCGCCACTACCGCCCCGACAACATGGTGGTGTCCGTCGCCGGCAACCTCGACCACACCACCGTCGTACGCCAGGTGCGGCAGGCGTTCGGTCGCGGCGGCTTCCTCGACGGCGTCGCCGCCCCGACCCCCTCGACGCAGTCCGAGCGCGCCCGCAAGGTGAACCCCGGCGAGGCGCGCACCATCCGCCCGCAGGAGCAGGTCAACCTCGTCCTCGGGGTCAAGGGGATGACCCGCACCGACCCCCGCCGCTACACCCTCGGCGTGCTCAACACCGCCCTCGGCGGCGGCACCTCGTCGCGGATGTTCCAGGAGGTGCGCGAGCTGCGCGGCCTGGCCTACTCCGTCTACTCCTTCGCGAGCCACCACGCCGACGCGGGTGTCGTCGGCGTCTCGGTCGGCTGCCTGCCGGGCAAGTACGCCGCCGTGCTGGAGACTGTGCGCAACGAGCTGGCCAAGGTCGCGGCCGAGGGCCTGACCGACGAGGAGGTCGAGCGCGGCAAGGGCCAGCTCAAGGGCGGCCTCGTGCTCGGCCTGGAGGACTCCGGCTCGCGGATGTCGCGCATCGGCAAGGCCGAGCTCGTCCACGACGAGCTGCTCACGATCGACGAGGTCGTCGACCGGATCGAGGCCGTCACCGCCGAGGACGTCGCGACGCTCGCCCGCGAGCTCTTCACCCAGCCTGAGCTGCTCGCGGTCGTGGGGCCCACGAAGTCCTGACCGGTCCGGGCCGGCTCAGCGCTTGGCGATGATCCCGATGACCGGGGGAGCCTTCTGCTCCACGACGCTGACCCGGAAGCCGCCGCGGAGGAGGTTCTCGGAGGCCTTCTTCACGATGTTGGGCACCAGCTCGGGGCGGGCGGCCTCGTAGAACAGGTAGACCGCGCCCCCGGGGACGACGCGCTCGTGGAGGAGGGCGACCTCGTCGTCGCAGGGGCGCACCCAGAACAGGTTGACGTTGAACGCGAAGACCTTGTTCAGACGCTTGACCGGGACGCGGAGCGTGGCGAGGTCGATCTGGCGTACGACGAGCCGGCCGGCGTCGACGTACTTCTGGTTGCGGCGCTTGGTGCGGTCCACGCCCGACTCGGATCGGTCGATCGCGAACAGCTTGCCGGTCTCCAGCTTGGCGCAGATCGCCTCGGCGCCGGCGCCGGGACCGCAGCCGATCTCGAGGACCTGGTCGGCCGGTTGGACGTCCATGAGGTCGACGGCCCACTTGATGCGCGGCGGGATGGTCGAAGCAGGCATGGCCCACAGCCTGCCAGACGGCTGTTCGCGAGTCAGCCACCGCCACACACCGATACGCACCGGCCGATACGGTTGACCGCGTGAGCACAGGAGACGACGCACAGGTCCGGGCACAGATCCGGGTGGGCGTGCTGGGCGCCCGCGGCAAGGTCGGCTCGGAGGTCTGCCGGGCCGTCGAGAGGGCCCCCGACGCCGAGCTGGTGGCCTCGGTCGACGCCGGCGACGACCTCGAGGAGCTCGCGCGGGCAGGCGCCGAGGTGGTCGTGGACTTCACCCACCCCGACGTGGTGATGGACAACCTGCGCTTCTGCGTCGAGCACGGCATCCACGCCGTCGTCGGCACGACCGGCTTCGACCAGCCCCGGCTCGACCAGCTCGAGGCCTGGCTCGCCGACGCGCCGGGTGTCGGCGTGCTGATCGCCCCGAACTTCTCCATCGGCGCGATCCTGATGATGCGCTTCGCCGCGCAGGCCGCCCCGTTCTTCGAGTCGGTCGAGGTCGTCGAGCTGCACCACCCCGACAAGGCCGACGCCCCGTCCGGCACCGCGCGGCGCACGGCAGAGCTGATCGCGGCCGCCCGCCGCGATGCCGGCAGCGCCCCGATGCCCGACGCGACGTCCACCGGTCTCGAGGGCGCACGTGGCGCCGACGTCGACGGTGTCCGCGTGCACGGCCTGCGCGTCCGCGGCCTCGTGGCGCACCAGGAGGTCATCCTCGGGACGGCGGGGGAGACCCTTACGATCCGCCACGACTCGCTCGACCGGGTCTCGTTCACGCCCGGCGTGCTCGCGGGCATCCGCGCGATCGGCGACCACCCGGGCCTCACCGTCGGTCTGGACGCCTTCCTCGACCTCGACTGAGGCCCGGACCGGAGCACCCTTCCCGGAGCGCCGCCGGGCGTAACCCGCCATCGCGGCCGCTCGTTGGTGAGGATGTCGGGCCCACTCGGGTGCCCGGCTCACCTCTCGGAAGGCTCCATCCATGCGCAGAACCGCAGGACTCGCCGCGCTCGCCGTCGCCGCCGCCACCGCGGCGGCGCTGCCGCTGACCACCGCCTCGACCGCGCAGGGCGCGCCCGCCGTGGTCCGCGCAGACGTCGTGTCCGACGCCCTCGCCGCGCTGCAGCGTCACCCGGGCGCGGCGCGCAGCACCGCCGGCCAGGCCTTCGTCGCCGGCACCACCCTCGTCGACCCGGACGGCAGCACGCACGTGCGGTTCGACCGCACCCTGGACGGTCTCCGCGTGGTCGGCGGTGACCTCGTCGTCCACCGTGACGCCTCCGGCGGCTGGGACGGCGTCAGCCAGACGGTGGCCGCGCCGCTGACCGTCGGCACCGACGCCTCGATCGCGAAGTCCGCGGCCACGCGGACCGTGCTGGCCCGCAGCGCCCGGACCGCCGCTGTCCGCGGCGACGATCGCGCTGAGGCGCGTGAGCTCGTCGTCGACGCCGCCCGGGCCACGCCGCGCCTGGCGTGGGAGGTCGTGACCGGCGGCACCCAGGCCGACGGCACCCCCTCGCGCCTGGCGACGTACGTTGACGCACGCACCGGCATGGTGATCCGGAGCGAGGAGCAGGTCGTCAACGTCGACGGCCAGGGTCAGACGCTCTACAGCGGCACGGTCCCGCTGCAGGTCAGCGGGTCGGGGACGGCGTACACGCTCAAGGACGCCACGCGCGGCGGCACCTACACGACCGACATGAAGAACGCCGAGGACTCGATCTTCTGCCAGGTCTTCGGTGCCGGGTGCTCGACGGGGACGACGTTCACCTCGACGTCGACCACCTTCGGCAACGGCCAGACCAGCAACCGGGCGAGCGCCGGCGCCGACGCGCAGTACGGCTCCGACGTCACCTGGGACTACTTCAAGGCGGTGCACGGGCGCAACGGCATCTGGAACGACGGCCGCGGGTCCTACAACCGGGTCCACTACGGCAACGGCTACGTCAACGCGTTCTGGGACGGCAGCAAGATGACGTACGGCGACGGCGACGGCGTCGACTTCGGGCCGCTGGTCTCGCTCGACGTCGCTGGCCACGAGATGACCCACGGCGTGACCGAGAACTCCGCGAACCTGACCTACTCCGGCGAGTCCGGTGGCCTCAACGAGGCGACCTCGGACATCTTCGGCACCCTCGTCGAGTTCCACGCGGCGAACGCCAACGACCCGGCGGACTACCTCATCGGCGAGGAGTTCGACCTCAAGGAGCACGTCGGGTTCCGCCGGATGGACCGCCCGTCGTCCGACGGCAGCTCGCTCGACTGCTGGAGCAGCACCGCCAAAGACGTCGACGTGCACTACTCGTCCGGCATCGGCAACCACTTCTTCTACCTGCTCGCCGAGGGCAGCGGCACGAAGACGATCGGCGGCGTGAGCCACAGCTCGACGACCTGCAACGGCTCGTCGGTCACCGGCATCGGCCGGGATGCCGCAGCGTCGATCTGGTACCGCGCGCTGGCGGTCTACATGACCTCCGGCACCACGTACGCCGGTGCGCGCACCGCGACGCTCGATGCGGCGCGGGACCTGTACGGCGCCGGCTCGGCCCAGCACAACGCTGTGGCCGCGGCCTGGAGCGCCGTCTCGGTCGGCTGACCACCCCAGCCGACCCTCATGGGGAGTGGGGGCGTCAGACGAGGCGAGCCACGGCCGCCACGACCGACGCCCCCACGACCACGACGAGGAACGGCATGCGGAGCAGCAGGGCCACCACGGCGAAGGCGAGGCCCAGCGCGCGCGCGTCGAGCACCAGCTCGGGACCTGTCGAGAAGACCTGGACAGCGACCAACGCCGACAGCAGCGCGACGGGGATCAGGTCGGCGACCCGCTCGACCGTCGGGTGCGCGAGCACCCGCTCCGGAAGCGACAGCCCGGCCAGCTTGAGCAGGTAGCAGCCGACACCGGCCAGCAGCACCGCGGTCCACATCAGTGGTGCCTCCCTGCCACGTCGTCGGGGCCGGGGACCTCGGTGGGGTCCTGCCGCTTGCCGAGCACCCCGACGAGCAGGGCCACTCCGCCTGCGGCCAGGACCGGTACGCCGGCTGGGGTCACGGGCACCGCCGCGAGCGCGACGGCCGCGGCGAGGACGCCGACGAGGATGTTGCGGCGGTCACGGAGCCGGGGCCACAGGAGGGCGAGGAACGCGGCGCCCACGGCGGCGTCGAGGCCGAACGTGCGGGGGTCGCCGACTGCCTCGCCGGCGACCGCCCCGACGGCGGTCGCGAGGTTCCACAGGACGAAGACCGAGACCCCGGTGGTGAGGAATCCCAGGCGGGTTCCCTCGGTGGTGTCGCGAGTCACCCCCATGGCCGTCGACTCGTCGATCAGCACGTGGGCGGCCGCCACGCGTCGCCAGCCGCGCCAGCGCA is part of the Nocardioides cavernae genome and harbors:
- a CDS encoding PTS sugar transporter subunit IIA: MSDVLSREAIVLGGQATDRDAAITEAGRLLVASGAVDEAYVDAMHERETSVSTFMGNGLAIPHGTNEAKALIRHTAISFVRYDEPIDWKGSPARYVVGIAGAGDDHLTVLQALAGAFTDDASIAALDAAQTPDDVLAVLGDVST
- a CDS encoding TauD/TfdA dioxygenase family protein is translated as MTLQLDQDLATDRLDDLQVHRLGGRIGAHIDGVRLSGNLDDTAVARIRAAILQHKVVFFRGQDHLDDDTHIAFAERLGTLTTAHPTVNTGSERIYTLTANKGMAANSWHTDVTFVDRVPAFSVLRGVTIPPYGGNTVWANTVDAYDRLPDSLKALVENLWAVHTNAYDYADRDESVDHDDAVAVARRKEFRRTTYETKHPVVRVHPETGERALLLGHFVKQFVGLNQLESSTLFNLLQNRVTRLENTIRWTWQQGDVAIWDNRATQHYAVADFGEEPREVRRITVAGDVPVSLHGERSEVLVGDASGFADIDALIS
- a CDS encoding molybdopterin-dependent oxidoreductase; translated protein: MGEKRIGVCNLCEAICGLELTIEGRDVVGVRGNPADPLSRGHICPKGVAIADVYADPDRLRRPVRRVGEGTDARWQEIGWDEAFDLVADNLARVINEHGDDALGVYLGNPNAHSLGSMTHGTAMFKSFRTKNRYSATSVDQLPHQLVAHLVFGHQLFLPIPDIDRTSWFLVVGGNPMASNGSLMTVPDFPQRVRDLRARGGRMVVLDPRRTETAKVADEHHFVRPGTDAWVLLAMLHVLTAEASPDDVPTVASYVDGLDTVVELVAEFTPERAEAVSGLPAAEIRRLARELAAADSGVVYSRIGVSAGPWGTVCQWAVTCLNVLTGNLDRPGGAMFTTPAIDAVGTGLIGRGHHDAWRSRVRGLPETAGELPVAALREEIETPGEGQVRALLTVAGNPVLSTPDGARLDRAMRGLDFMAAVDIYVNETTRHADVILPPTTALERDHYDLVFHLLAVRNTARFTPAVFEKEPDQRHDWQVFREITLRTAARLDRKAPLKKRLVQRARLTASPTFLIGQLLRRGSSGVTLAKLRRRPAGVDLGPLRGGQLPDRLPARSKRVDLAPALVVQDVARLASVPAPAGDELVLIGRRDQRDCNSWMHNSERLTRGRPRHQLLMNPGDLAQRAIQNGSRVRVTSRVGSVEVEVAASDDLMPGVVSLPHGYGHAGDGVLMSRSRDVPGVSVNDLTDPELLDVSGNAALNGVPVAVTPA
- a CDS encoding DUF6458 family protein; this translates as MGFGGPIGLIVVGLILALAFNQQQVGPLEVTTLGWILVLAGVLWLVLTLIQQNTKRQHTTTATTTDAQGRQASTQRTTESDPPAPPAV
- the rpsO gene encoding 30S ribosomal protein S15, yielding MSIGTDAETKKKIIAEYALTEGDTGSPEVQIALLSHRISHLTEHLKTHKHDHHSRRGLLLLVGQRRRLLNYLQKTEIERYRSIVERLGLRR
- a CDS encoding polyribonucleotide nucleotidyltransferase, which translates into the protein MSEPIISAVETVLDNGKFGKRTVKFETGLLARQAAGSVTAYLDDETMLLSATTAGKTPKDHFDFFPLTIDVEERMYAVGQIPGSFFRSEGRPGEDAILTCRLIDRPLRPTFKKGLRNEVQVVITVMALDPDMPYDVLAINAASLSTQLSGLPFSGPVGGVRVALIDGQWVAFPSHSQLESAVFDMVVAGRVTETGDVAIMMVEAEAPEDTIALVQGGAQAPTEEVVAGGLDAAKPFIKQLVEAQAQLAAEAAKPVQDFPVFLDYEDDVYAAVEAAAKDDTAAAMTIADKQERELKVDEIKAALVEKLSGQFEGREKEIGAAFRSLNKALVRQRVLRDKIRIDGRGLADIRPLHSEVNVIPRVHGSALFERGETQILGVTTLNMLKLEQQLDTLSPEKHRRYMHKYVFPPFSTGETGRVGSPKRREVGHGALARRAILPVLPSREEFPYAIRQLSEAMGSNGSTSMGSVCASTLSLLQAGVPLKASVAGIAMGLISDEVDGETQYVALTDILGAEDAFGDMDFKVAGTREFVTALQLDTKLDGIPAEVLASALNQARDARLAILDVMAEAIDAPEEMSVHAPRIITVRVPVDKIGEVIGPKGKVINQIQDDTGATLSIEDDGTVYIGATNGEAAEAAKAAVNAIANPTMPEVGERYLGTVVKTTNFGAFVSLMPGKDGLLHISKLRALAGGKRVEAVEDVLAVGQKVQVSIAEIDDRGKLSLVPVVDEAEGDSEESADAPETVDAE